CTTTATCACCAATATCATATCGGTTTCCCTCAAAGTTATATGCTAATACGGCCTGCTGCCTATTTAGCTCATTTATGGCATCAGTAAGTTGTAATTCATTACCATGTCCAATCGGAAGCTTTGATAGCGTTTCAAAAATCTCAGGTCTAAAAACATAACGCCCCATTATCGCATATGTGGAAGGAGCCTCTTCCCTTTTCGGTTTTTCCACCATAGAATCAATATGAAAAAGGTTAGGCTCAACCATTGTCCCTTTTGGCTTAATAATTCCATATTTACTGACATCCTTTTCCGGTACACTCTGAACAGCTACGACGGAACTGTTGCAATACTCAAAAACACTGATGATTTGTTTCAGACAGGGTGTATTAGACATAACGATGTCATCTCCTAACAAAACAGCAAAAGGTTCATTTCCAATGAAGCTTTCAGCACAGAGAATTGCGTGCCCTAATCCCATCGGTTCCTTTTGTCGGACAAAATAGATATTTGCCATACTTGATATTTTCTGAACTTCCTCTAAAATATCCAGCTGATTTTTTCTTAAAAGTGCATCTTCCAACTCATAGGATTTATCAAAATGATCCTCTATTGACCTTTTGCCTCTACCGATTATGATAATAATTTCCTCTATACCCGAAGCTACTGCTTCTTCAACAATATATTGAATCGTTGGTTTATCAACAATCGGCAGCATTTCCTTAGCCTGAGCTTTTGTTGCAGGCAAAAATCGGGTTCCAAGGCCTGCGGCCGGAATAATGGCCTTTCGGATTTTCATAAGCTGCCTCCTTTGTCATTCATTAATCCTTTATATGCATCAGGACAACTTCCGGTCTAGTTAGTAGCCCAATTAGTCCATTTTTATTTAACAGGGACCAGTAGGCTATACATGCAAGCATCCCATACTGGCTGTAGCCGGGCGTCACAACCAGTCGGTTTGTGCCAAATTTAAAACTACATTTACACTTTTTATGCAATGGACATAAACAGATTGGATAAACCATTATGTGGGCTTGCGGCATTGACGATTTTCCTTTTTTCTTTCTTTGAAAAACTCCAGCCGTCAGAAACGAAGGCAACAATTTCTTTGATTAATATAATGGGTATCGCAAGTCCCGTTTTAAGTGACTAATTAATATGGGTTTTATACCTTTTAGTTCCACTTTTCATCAATGATGGACTGTATTCACGTTTTTTTAAGGGGGGGAATTTTTACAATTTAATTCTTAATCTAATATTTGATAAAACAATAAAAAGGGGAGGTCTATTCCCCCCCCTACATTCTTAATTAAAATGTTCAGGCTTGATAACTAAGAGTACGAAATATGTTGGAATGGATATACTTTAGACAAATTTATTAACTATCTCCTAGTCAATGAAGGGACAACAATTGATCCACCGTAATCAAAGAAGTCACTAGTTGTTGTGTCCTACAAATTAAAGCTTCTTTCGCCTCAGAATTGTTGCTGGAAGCGAAGTCTAATTCTTCAAGAGTAATAGAAGCCAAAAAGAGCGGTACAGTCTTAGGAGTAATGGGGAAATGGTTGGTGCAATATTAGAGATTTTCGGAAAAAAAATGACCTATCTTTTTATTTAGGAATCCATACATGAGTACTTTGTTGTTCTTCTTGACAGAGATCTTAAATAGATAAACCAGTATTCAACACACCTTTGAATGACTGAGCGTTTGTCATGTATGGCCGTTAAACTTACCCACCTTGTTAAAAAAAAACACTTTATAAAAGGAAAAATCGTTATCCGATTGTAAAAATACAATTTTACTATAATTGTAATTCATCCTAAAACTGTCGTTTTATTCGTTACAGTATATAAGACTTGACTACGGGTTTGGGACATCTTCTACTGACCACACCATAGATTCCAGACGTTAAAACAAAAAACAAAATCTCCGTGACGATGAAGGCAAAATGGAAAAAATTCGCGACATGAATATCGCGAATTTCTTCCTGAAGGTCTATGACTTTATGAAAAACGTATAGAGCCCTATCTCATACCCATTTAAGAAAGCGACATCCCATTTTATCCAGCCCTGGCCTATCAGCAGCTAAATTAGACCGTAGAGTTCGTTGGCGCGGAACATGTCGGCAACCATTACCTTTCGGAAAAAAATAAGCTATTGGTTTTACAAAGCCGCTAAGGATATTGCCATGCTACAACCGATCCTGCATCATTCTCATCCATTTTCACTCTACGCTACATAGATATTACCGAAGAGCAATGCACTAAATACATTTAGCGTTTTTTAAAAAAATAAAACAGGATTCAAAACGTTCGCACTTTTACGAACGTTAACAATTGCTGTTTGGGAGAAACGCCTCCTTTCCGAACGTGTACATTACGAATGGGAGTAACAAGGCATACTGCGCATTTCGCAAATTTTATAGTCTAAGAGAATTCCATCATAATAAGTCGAACTCCATTACGTGAAAGAATCGACTTTATTCCTTTAGCTTTTCCGCCTGTACAACATAATTGGTTTTGTTATGCATTCATCATGAAATTCGTATACCATACTTGCACAGGTTCGAGCCTTTTCGGAAGACAGTTCCCCATATTGTCCTACTATCGGATAGTTTTCCTATATCGCATTGAAATCAATATTTTTCTGCCATTCTTCATATGATTCAGGATCGATTTTCTTTGCTTGTTTCAGGAATGTATCCAATAACCCCAATTTCTTTAGATCACGAAACATCTTCGGATTATATGGATCATTCATTGTGAGGCCATCTGAATGATCGATTGCTTTCAGCACATTTCCCTTTGTTACAACAAAATGTCCGATTGAGGTCTTGATTCTACTAAATCCAACTCTCTTTAGTTCCTTTCGAATCATTATGATTTGTTCTGTAAACGATTCGGGAATATCCTGCTTTCCTTTCAAATAATCTTTTAGATTGGGACCTTTTAAATACTCCATAATTACATAGTTTGGTCCGACTTCATATAACCTCGGAACAACATGAGTTTCCATTGCTGCTTCAAGTGCTTTCCCCTCTTTAGTTGCTGCATTCGGATTGACATAAATTTTCACGCAAAGATCTTCATCAAGTTGAAAAACTGCACCTTGACTTCCTTTCCCAATTAGTTTCAATTTGGTTGGATTATGAATAATAAGTCCCTTTTTACCGTTATTTTCTATTCTCTCAACCTTTATTGATTTAAAATCATCCATTTAATCTTTCACCTCTTATCTTTTATAACCATAATCTATGATATGAAATACTCGATTAGTTGCTTTAGGTTAATAACACTTTTTCACATAATAAGGTCATACCCTCCTTTACTGGGTTTTTATGGACAAGAAGGAGCCTATTAGCAATATGGGCCTAATTCGATTCGCATTATGAACGATTTCCGGGCAATTCTCCAGTATCTTCTGCTCATATACGTATAATTAAAAAGAATTTCACAAAAAAACACTGAAATATATGTTCTTGTCCGTTTCAAATTATTTCATTTTGAATTTAATAAAGAAGAAGAATGACCAGAAAGAAAATGATCAATGATCAGAAAGGGGACTTGAGATGGGATACATTGAAGATTTACGTGCTCTTGTTGGTACCAAAGCTTTGATACTTACTGGGGTTACCGTTTTGGTTATCGATCAAAACAGCCGTTTTCTGATGGTACAATCTGATGAAATATGGAAATTGCCGGGCGGTTTTATCGAATTAGGAGAATCTGCGGAAGAGGCATGCAGACGTGAAATCTTGGAGGAAACGGGAATTAACATCGGTAACCTTCAATTAATTGGTGTCTTTTCAGGGAAGGACTATTTTACGAAGCTGCCTAATGGTGATCAATACTATCCAGTCAACATTGCTTACGTGACCGAAGACATACTCAGCGGAGATTTAAAACCTGATGATATGGAAATACAAAAGGTTCAATTTTTTAAATGGTCCGCCTTTCCGAAAGAATTAACTGAACGAGATCGACAAATATTTCAAAGTTTTATCGAAAACTTGATTTCAATGGGAAGGAAGGGATCGAAGTAATGAAGACCATCGCTTTTTACATTAGAGAACCTATTAAAATAAATCAAGGATTCATGTACAATCAGATCATTATGTTGGATCAATATCGGCCTATTGTAATAGGACCTTACCCAAATAGCGACAATGTTCAATATCAGTTTGAACATTATTTTAATTTAAACGAAATCCAAGACCTTGGATCCTTCCTTAAGGAGCAAAATGTCGTGGCGATTCACGCTCACCAAGGGAAACATTCCACTGATATTTTACCAACAGCTATAGAGTATGATATTCCTTTGATTGTACATTTCCGGGGACGTGATTCATCCACTCAAACCTATAAGAGATTTCGCAAAAATGTCCTCCGATATCAAAATTTAGTAAAACAGGGAGCCGGCTGCTTTGCCGTTTGTCATTTTCTTGCAGATGAACTAAAAAAATTAGGATTTAAAGAAGATAAAATACATGTATTATATGGCGGTCTAGATTTAGATTTATACCCATATGTCCAACGTTCCCTACCTGAAGAAGGTGAAATCCGAATCTTGTCTGTGGCCAGGCTTGTCGAGAAGAAAGGATTTTTTACGCTTTTGAAGGCTTTTCAACGGATTCATCAAGAATACCCAAGAACGACACTGCACATCATTGGGACAGGCAAAGATGAAGAGAAGCTAAGAGTTTTCATTGATGAAAACCATTTAAACGAACATGTTTTTCTTAGGGGACCAATGGATTCCAATCAAATTTCTAAGGAATTAAAAGATTCCCATCTCTTTTGCCTTGCCAGTGAAACAGGCGAAGATGGCGATGTAGAAGGAATCCCAAATGCATTAAAAGAAGCCATGGCAAGCGGTTTACCAGTCATCTCCACCTTTCATGGAGGGATCCCGGAATTGATTGAGCATAAAAAAACAGGATACCTTGTTCCTGAGAAAGATGATATAAAACTGGCTCAAGGTATAAAATATTTCCTGAATCATCCAAGAGTATGGAAGAGGTATACCAGAAGTGCAAGACAGGTTATTGATGAAAACTTTGATTTAAAAAAACAAATCATCGAACAACAAAGGCTATACAGCTTAATGGAAAAAAATAACGGAGTTAATTGACATAGTCAAAGTAAATGATTAGGTGCTCAGTAAATCAGCGATGTTCCTTCCCTCCTTTTGTCCCCCTCGGACTAGTAATTCATAAAAAGTACTCCTGAATCACATTCCAAAAAATACAAATTAGGTTCAGAATGCCAATACGCAAGATCGGACCATAAGCATTTTCGTTGTAGTACGGGAAGGCGGCTATTTTGTCCATTTTATTGATCATGGAACATGTTAGGGAGGATGTCATTGTTCTGATAAAACGCTTACACAGCATCTGAAATATGATATCCCTTACAAATAAAGAAACCGATGGGGCTTCACTATGCTAAATGAAGAGGGTTTTACAATTCCAGAAAAAATTGTGCCCCTTCCATACGAATTAACTGCAAACCATCCCTGTAAAGGGCGGGTTCCCGAAGGAGTAAAGTGAAGCGCTGTACAAATTTCTTTTAGAACAAAAGGTCATATACCGAATCTTATAACCAATTTGATCGAACAATGCAAGAGCTGTAATAAAAAAGACCAGGTAAAAGCTAGACAAATTTTTTTAAAGGAGACAAAGTGATATGACAAAATATCCTGTTCGATATGTACAAACATTAAGGGGCGGAACCGCACATGTCATTCTTTTCAGTGATGGTAAAGAATATGTTGTGAAGTGGTTCGATATTAAGAAAGAAAGAGAAAAAGAAGTGGTCAATGAATACCTGATCGGCAAATTGGCAGAGCTCCTTTCACTTCCCGTTATCCCATTCGATCTAGTATATATACCGGAAGAATTTATCAAGAAAACTCCTGAATTACAATCCACTATATACGATTATAGATCTGGATACCAATATGGCTGTGTTTATATTAAAAACAGTACAGTTTTCGAAAATGTTAGACAGAACCTTCCCACTAAGTCGGATGTTAAAAACCGAGATATGCTAGCCGGTATAACGGTATTCGACCAATGGGTAAATAACTCTGATCGAGGAACGATGAATGTCATATTGGAAAATCTAAGTAATGGCGGCTATTATGTCCATATGATTGATCATGGCAGAGTTTTTCCGGGACGTTACAATTGGTCAGCTAAAACGCTAAGTGAAACACCGGTATATAACTACCATTGGCCTTTTTATAAATGGGCCTTCTCCCTTCTCGATGATCACACAGAACTTACATCGTTTATAGAAAAGATAGTGAAATTGCCGAACAAATCGATTTATCAAGTGATTGAATCCATTCCAAAAGAGTGGAATGTGAGTAAGAAGGATAGAGATGCTCTCTACAAGTTTCTTTTAGACCAGAAAATTAAATTGCCAGATATCGTTGATCGTATCATCCAGCATCATAGCAACCCAAAATAACATTGGTTTTTCCCCTAAAAAAGTAACTCCTTATTAATTTTAATGGGGTTACTTTTTTTATCTATAAATCTTTCCATTCCATATAGAATCGAAATTCATTTCTTTCAACTCTTCCAAAAATAATGGTAATAGACCCAACTTTTTTAAACCTTTGAATATCAACTCTTGCCTGTTTCGAATTCTTGTATAGGAGCTATAATGATCAATTACTTTGAATACCTCATCATTAGTTATAATGTAGCGAAAATCGATTGCCAATCTGGTAAACTTTAAACGCTTCATTTCTTTAAGCAAAGAATTTGCCTTATCAATTTTTCGGATAAGATACCTCCAGACCTAAATATTGGAATAAAGTTGCCCCCTCAAGATATTCCATAATAATATAGTTTTGCCCCAGTGAAATAGTGGAAGACTCTTGTGCTATTTTCAATACATCCACCGTTTTAACGAGATATTCTTGTTTTGCATTTATTTTTACACATTTGTTTGGAGAAATTTTAAAAACAGCCCCTTGCGCCCCCCTTACCAATCAGCGAAGACGAAGTTGGATTTTTTTATTACATCTACTTTTTAATCCCTTCAGTAACACATAGATTTAAATTCCTTCACTTCCTTCACATTTCCTCATCCATTACTTTTTTTCTTTTTCTCTAATTTTCTTGAAGAGCTCATTACGAAAGGAAGCACCTTTTTGAAAAGTCCTTCTATAATGGAAGAAGAATGATAAAACTTGCTCAAAAGTATGTGTAAGTAAGCGTCATTTCATTTTTTTTGAACAGAAGGAAATAAATTCACGTAAGGATTTTTGTAAAAATGCACACATGAATATCTATTCTAAGAGACTTGTGCATATTGTGAGCTTACTATATTTTATATAAAAGATTAGAGCATGATATGGTCAAGCGCCAGTTCACCAGTAATTTTAACCGGTCCACCTCATAATCGGAGCACTGTTAGCAAGAATTAAGAAACAGTTATATAACAAGGCTCGTGGTATAATTAACATAGTAAAATGCTTACAGTAGCAATTCAAACTAATTGTTCGGAAAATTCTTTCTATTGGGAGTCGATGAAAGTTGACAGTGGAAAATAAAATAAGTAAAGAACAAACTATCTTTAATCATATTGGTAATAAAATCAAAACAGAAGATCGAGAAATTAATGTTATTGCTAGATTAGATGAACCACTAATTGTAATATTAGGGAATGTTTTGAGTGACGAAGAATGTGACGGACTTATTGAATTGTCAAAAGACAGAATGAATCGTTCCAAAATTGGATCTAAGCACGAAGTAAATGAGATAAGAACGAGCAGTAGTATGTTTTTTCAAGAAAATGAATATGATATCATTACCAAAATTGAAAAAAGGATTTCAACCATCATGAATATACCCATTGAACATGGAGATGGTATTCAAGTTCTTAAATATACTCCTGGGCAAGAGTATAAAGCTCATTTTGATTTTTTTACATCCCCAAGTATATCAGCAAAAAATAATAGAATTAGCACAATCATCATGTACTTAAATAATGTGGAGCATGGAGGGGAAACTTTTTTTCCTAAACTGAATTTTTCAGTATCCCCGCAAAAGGGAATGGCTGTGTATTTCGAATATTTCTATAACGACCAAAATCTAAACGAACTGACTCTACACGGTGGAGCACCCGTTATCACTGGGGAAAAATGGGTTGCAACACAATGGATGAGGAGACAAAAGTAGTCTGCAGATTGATAATGTGTAAACGGCAGCCTTTAAAAGCCTCAATTTTAGGTGCCTTTGTTCATTAGGCACCTATTTCATTAGGATAATGTTCATTAAAAAACGATGAAATCACAAAAAGAATGATCAATAATACACTGGTTGGTCTCTTTGAACTCAAAATTTCTGAGCACACTATTCATTTACCCTTAGTACTTTTTCTAAAATTATCGTAATCGGTCTTAATGTAATGAAATACCTTCGCGTTGCCATTATGGTCAGGATGGGTTATTTTTAATAACCCTTTATATTCTGCCAATACTTCTTTATTGCTCGCCGTTTTTGAAAGCCCTAATTTTTCACTATAATCATTTGACTGAGTAGTGGACTCAATATTGTAATTGTTTCTGAAATTTTCTTTTAATTTTATCAATTCATTACGTAATTCAATATTTTCTTTTAATAAATCCTTTGTTTCATTTTGTAATTCACTTTTCTCATTCTTTAGAATGGCAACTTCCTTTTTGAACATATCCCTCTGCTGAATCAATATTCTTTTTGCAGTCTCATGAAGTTCTTCAATACCTTCTATATGCTTTTCTTGAGCTTGTATTTTTAATTTTAATCGGTGTATGATTTCGTCCTTATTTTGATCTATGATATCATTTATAGCCAGCTTTGCAGCTGAGTCATCGTTTATGTATCCATTGTTCCTCTTTCCGCTTCCAGAGTATTTAATCTTACCTTCGCGAAGCCAGCGACTTACAGTTTGTACACTATTACTTTCTGTTACTCCTGCATCTTTTAACATTTCAAATGCTTGATCTGTGCCATCCATTATGTATCCAGTATTTCTATTCTTGTTTCCTCCCTCATATTTAATCCTTCCTTCACGAAGCCAGCGTCTAACAGTTTGTATGCTGCTACTTTCTGTTACTCCTGCATCCTTTAACAGGTCGAAAGCTTGATCTGTGTTCACATTGTTCCCCCTTTCCCCTAATTACGCAATGTAATGTTAATCGAATGCTATTAGCCTATTAAAAGGAATGTATTTTACAACGAATGCGACTAATTTGTATGTCAATGTTTTAAATAATAGCATAGCCATTATCTAAACAAAGAACAAATAGATGAAGAATGTATGACGAATATCACAGAGAGATAACGATAAGGTATCAAAATTAAAAGTGCGAAACCAAAAATACATGATCGGTAACCACTAAAGTCATGATATCAATGGTGGAGTTCGGTTATTAATCGCAATATACATTCAGATTGGATCCAGGATCATGTGAAAGTGAGAATGAACGCTACATTATACATAAACATGATGTTATCACATGCTATGCTACCTTGCGGGATGATCTTTGGCTGCATATAAAAAGAGATAAAAAGTCATACCAATAATCTAATAAGGAATACCGCAAGCAAAACGTGGATTTACAGCGTTTAAGGAAGTTCCAATATTAAAAATCCCAATCTCTCATAGATATAAATGAGAAATTGGGATTTATTTATTCATCAATTACGATTTACGATTTAAGTTGCAACTAAAAGACTCTAAAACAGCCGCTTTTCCATGTTGATATGATTTAACAAAAGAAAATTATTGTTGACCCTCTGTATAAATTTGAAAGGTTACACCGAATTTATCTGATACAATCCCATAAGCAGGGCTGAAAAAAGCTTCCTGCAGCGGCATTTTCACTTCTCCACCTTGCGACAAAGTTTCAAAGATTCGTTTTGATTTTTCAATATCATTAATGGAAATACAGATCGTGACTTGATCTCCAGATTGACTGGTTTGACCTGGAAACGTATCGGAAAACATGAGGTCCGTTTCCCCAACTTTTAACATTGCGTGTGCCACAAGATCCTTTGCTTCTTCTGGCAGAGGAAATTCTAGGTTTTCTGGCATTTCCCCAAAAGTTTGATTAAAGACGATTTTTGCATCTAATGCTTTTTCGTAAAATTGGATTGCTTCCTTTGCATTTCCATTCATCATTAAATATGGAGATAATCGCATTGTCATAATTAAATAGCTCCTTTTGCTTTGATTTTTTTACAAAGCTTGAGAAATTTCCAAGCTTCCTATAGAACTGGTCAGTGACAATAACCACTATACCATTATTACCCATGATTGCATTTTATAACAAGGAACATGTGTTCGTCAACGAGAATTTACTGAAAACTATCCATTTTTTTGTTAACGATTGAATTGAAATTTCCAAGGTGTTTGGTCCGGGCTTGCATTATTGTCATTTCGCAAAGTATTTTACGATAATGCAGTCATGGAAAACTACTTTCGATTACCAAAATCTGCTTTGACTTATTATCGGTTTTTCACCATGAACCATTTCAAACAAGAATAAGGTGAAAAGAAAAAGGCATGCCCCCAGTAGATTGCTGGTTTCATGCCTCAAGACTGTTTAAAAAGTGTTTAATTTTTTAGGATATCGTTTGTTTTAATTAAATTGCTATCATTTCTGAATCTTGTCCTTTTTTAAGGTTTGGTAATTTAGAGTCTATAGATAGGAATCGGCTTCCATTCATAACTAGGTGAAGTGCAATAATCATAAGAACGAGATCCAGTTCGTACCCAGTACCTTCTCCATTCCCCATAAAACCTGCTGGGAATTTCACATAAACAATTGCACCAGCCATGATGAAAACAAGGAGGGCAGAAATTATTCTTGTTCCAAGTCCTATAATTAAGGCAATTCCTCCAACCAATTCAATAATACCTACTACATAGCCCATAAATCCTGGAATGCCTATACTTTGAAACCATCCTGCAGTGTTATCCAATCCGCCTTTGAATTTTGACAAACCATGCATGAAGAATGAAGTTCCCAACATAACTCTTAATAAAAAGGTACCGATTTCTTGTTTATTCATGACAAATCTCCTTTTTTTTATTTTACACTACAAAGTGTAGTGTAAAATGGTAAAAAAATCAAGTGAAAGTCATCCGACAATCACTATGGTCATTCCCAGAAGTAAGACTAAAACATAAATAGAAACGAAAATCGTGGTAGTTTCAGCCCTCAAAGGAATTGATTGATGAGGTTCAATTAATTGCTGAAGTCTATAGTTAACTGATTCATTGGAGAAGTGGACAAGGACTGGAGAGGATTTATCAGTGCCACCATGTTTAATTAACTTCAACAAAGCGGTACTTATGCCTAATTCAGTCCCCATTTTATTAATCGCATTTTCATCGGCTGATAATTCACTTATTATTTTATAATTTTTATGACACCATTTTGTCAGTGGGACAAACCATAACCCATCTGAAATCAACTGAAGACCAAAAATTACGAGCGGATCATATTTTTTTTGGTGAAAGGCTTCATGTTCCACTACCGCTTCTAGTTCATCAAAGTCCAATAATCGAATTAAACCAGTACTGAACACAATGAAAGGCCGCCTGAAACCTAGCGTAAACGCAAGAGGCTGTTCAGCGTTCACAACTAAGATATCATTGTTGAAACGATTGAATGTTTCATTTATGGACTTTGTCATATCAACGTTTTTTGAAAGAAAAAGCTTTTGTTTAAATCTTCTGGATAAGAAATATTGCTCTGCAATTGTGAATAATGTGCTTAATATACTATAGGATATTATTATACTGAGCAGGGTGACGACCACAAAGTAGTATACTGAATCTTCCTTAAATAAACTAAAACAAAATTTAAAAAAGTTGGCTTTAATATTCACACCAAAAAATATATGTACTAAAAACGCCCCCATTTGGCACCATACTGCAAAGGC
This sequence is a window from Brevibacillus sp. JNUCC-41. Protein-coding genes within it:
- the galU gene encoding UTP--glucose-1-phosphate uridylyltransferase GalU, yielding MKIRKAIIPAAGLGTRFLPATKAQAKEMLPIVDKPTIQYIVEEAVASGIEEIIIIIGRGKRSIEDHFDKSYELEDALLRKNQLDILEEVQKISSMANIYFVRQKEPMGLGHAILCAESFIGNEPFAVLLGDDIVMSNTPCLKQIISVFEYCNSSVVAVQSVPEKDVSKYGIIKPKGTMVEPNLFHIDSMVEKPKREEAPSTYAIMGRYVFRPEIFETLSKLPIGHGNELQLTDAINELNRQQAVLAYNFEGNRYDIGDKVGFIKATIDFALRRDDIRDEVLSHIRDVNKKENLQIIKRELE
- a CDS encoding serine/threonine protein kinase: MDDFKSIKVERIENNGKKGLIIHNPTKLKLIGKGSQGAVFQLDEDLCVKIYVNPNAATKEGKALEAAMETHVVPRLYEVGPNYVIMEYLKGPNLKDYLKGKQDIPESFTEQIIMIRKELKRVGFSRIKTSIGHFVVTKGNVLKAIDHSDGLTMNDPYNPKMFRDLKKLGLLDTFLKQAKKIDPESYEEWQKNIDFNAI
- a CDS encoding NUDIX hydrolase, which translates into the protein MGYIEDLRALVGTKALILTGVTVLVIDQNSRFLMVQSDEIWKLPGGFIELGESAEEACRREILEETGINIGNLQLIGVFSGKDYFTKLPNGDQYYPVNIAYVTEDILSGDLKPDDMEIQKVQFFKWSAFPKELTERDRQIFQSFIENLISMGRKGSK
- a CDS encoding glycosyltransferase; translation: MKTIAFYIREPIKINQGFMYNQIIMLDQYRPIVIGPYPNSDNVQYQFEHYFNLNEIQDLGSFLKEQNVVAIHAHQGKHSTDILPTAIEYDIPLIVHFRGRDSSTQTYKRFRKNVLRYQNLVKQGAGCFAVCHFLADELKKLGFKEDKIHVLYGGLDLDLYPYVQRSLPEEGEIRILSVARLVEKKGFFTLLKAFQRIHQEYPRTTLHIIGTGKDEEKLRVFIDENHLNEHVFLRGPMDSNQISKELKDSHLFCLASETGEDGDVEGIPNALKEAMASGLPVISTFHGGIPELIEHKKTGYLVPEKDDIKLAQGIKYFLNHPRVWKRYTRSARQVIDENFDLKKQIIEQQRLYSLMEKNNGVN
- a CDS encoding HipA family kinase; this encodes MTKYPVRYVQTLRGGTAHVILFSDGKEYVVKWFDIKKEREKEVVNEYLIGKLAELLSLPVIPFDLVYIPEEFIKKTPELQSTIYDYRSGYQYGCVYIKNSTVFENVRQNLPTKSDVKNRDMLAGITVFDQWVNNSDRGTMNVILENLSNGGYYVHMIDHGRVFPGRYNWSAKTLSETPVYNYHWPFYKWAFSLLDDHTELTSFIEKIVKLPNKSIYQVIESIPKEWNVSKKDRDALYKFLLDQKIKLPDIVDRIIQHHSNPK
- a CDS encoding 2OG-Fe(II) oxygenase, with amino-acid sequence MTVENKISKEQTIFNHIGNKIKTEDREINVIARLDEPLIVILGNVLSDEECDGLIELSKDRMNRSKIGSKHEVNEIRTSSSMFFQENEYDIITKIEKRISTIMNIPIEHGDGIQVLKYTPGQEYKAHFDFFTSPSISAKNNRISTIIMYLNNVEHGGETFFPKLNFSVSPQKGMAVYFEYFYNDQNLNELTLHGGAPVITGEKWVATQWMRRQK
- a CDS encoding VOC family protein produces the protein MTMRLSPYLMMNGNAKEAIQFYEKALDAKIVFNQTFGEMPENLEFPLPEEAKDLVAHAMLKVGETDLMFSDTFPGQTSQSGDQVTICISINDIEKSKRIFETLSQGGEVKMPLQEAFFSPAYGIVSDKFGVTFQIYTEGQQ
- a CDS encoding DoxX family protein → MNKQEIGTFLLRVMLGTSFFMHGLSKFKGGLDNTAGWFQSIGIPGFMGYVVGIIELVGGIALIIGLGTRIISALLVFIMAGAIVYVKFPAGFMGNGEGTGYELDLVLMIIALHLVMNGSRFLSIDSKLPNLKKGQDSEMIAI
- a CDS encoding M56 family metallopeptidase, whose translation is MWKRKSYFVISLSLLIAFAVWCQMGAFLVHIFFGVNIKANFFKFCFSLFKEDSVYYFVVVTLLSIIISYSILSTLFTIAEQYFLSRRFKQKLFLSKNVDMTKSINETFNRFNNDILVVNAEQPLAFTLGFRRPFIVFSTGLIRLLDFDELEAVVEHEAFHQKKYDPLVIFGLQLISDGLWFVPLTKWCHKNYKIISELSADENAINKMGTELGISTALLKLIKHGGTDKSSPVLVHFSNESVNYRLQQLIEPHQSIPLRAETTTIFVSIYVLVLLLGMTIVIVG